A single window of Streptomyces sp. NBC_00464 DNA harbors:
- a CDS encoding DUF4097 family beta strand repeat-containing protein: MQKFDTPTTISALVDIAAGRIQVIAADRTDTTVTVLPADASKGRDVKAAEQTTAEYADGTLRINAPAEKNQILGASGSIEVTVQLPAGSRIETKSASAEFRGVGRLGDVTCEGAHGTVRIDEAANVHITAHAADITVGRLTGAAEISTQQGSIHITEATSGTLVLRTRTGDVTVGAARGVSAALDAGTGYGRIDNTLKNTEGATAGLNIRATTDHGDITAHSL; this comes from the coding sequence ATGCAGAAGTTCGACACCCCCACCACCATCTCCGCCCTGGTGGACATCGCCGCCGGCCGCATCCAGGTCATCGCCGCCGACCGGACCGACACCACCGTCACCGTCCTGCCCGCCGACGCCTCCAAGGGCCGCGACGTGAAGGCGGCCGAGCAGACCACGGCCGAATACGCCGACGGCACCCTGCGGATCAACGCCCCGGCAGAGAAGAACCAGATCCTCGGCGCATCCGGATCCATCGAGGTGACCGTCCAACTGCCCGCCGGCTCCCGCATCGAGACGAAGTCGGCGAGCGCCGAGTTCCGCGGCGTAGGACGGCTCGGCGACGTCACCTGCGAGGGCGCGCACGGCACGGTCAGGATCGACGAGGCCGCGAACGTGCACATCACCGCCCACGCCGCCGACATCACGGTCGGCCGCCTCACCGGCGCCGCGGAGATCAGCACCCAGCAGGGCAGCATCCACATCACCGAGGCCACCTCCGGCACGCTCGTGCTGCGCACCCGGACGGGCGACGTGACGGTCGGCGCAGCCCGCGGAGTCTCCGCCGCGCTGGACGCCGGCACCGGCTACGGCCGGATCGACAACACCCTGAAGAACACCGAAGGCGCCACGGCCGGGCTGAACATCCGGGCAACCACCGACCACGGCGACATCACCGCCCACAGCCTGTAA
- a CDS encoding alpha/beta fold hydrolase translates to MTKNSPSSTGSTWTGMVPVDDTALAVTDTGGSGIPVIYLNGQFATQGYWRRVIAELGPQWRHITYDERARGKKSKRSADYSFEAAVRDVDAVLAARGIDQALVVGWSYGAFVAAHWAARNPDRTLGVVMVEGAQPHDWLDEAMEQRIRKTFRRLNLFMPLLRPTGLTPRMNATEMADCNIELGKLARERELGPVLDSISVPARYVVASGNSLGSKGDEQELIRASLDGVVARNTHIKISAKVTSNHDAILKKDFLAVAEAVREVAGLGQGPR, encoded by the coding sequence ATGACGAAGAACAGCCCTTCCTCGACCGGTTCGACGTGGACCGGCATGGTGCCGGTCGACGACACGGCCCTGGCCGTGACGGACACCGGCGGCTCCGGAATCCCCGTGATCTACCTCAACGGCCAGTTCGCCACCCAGGGCTACTGGCGGCGGGTCATCGCCGAACTGGGCCCGCAGTGGCGGCACATCACCTACGACGAGCGGGCCCGCGGCAAGAAGTCGAAGCGCTCCGCGGACTACTCCTTCGAGGCCGCAGTCCGGGACGTAGACGCCGTACTCGCGGCCAGAGGTATCGACCAGGCGCTCGTGGTCGGCTGGTCCTACGGGGCGTTCGTCGCAGCACACTGGGCCGCCCGCAACCCCGACCGCACCCTGGGCGTCGTCATGGTCGAAGGCGCCCAGCCGCACGACTGGCTGGACGAGGCCATGGAACAGCGCATCCGCAAGACCTTCCGCCGGCTGAACCTCTTCATGCCACTGCTGCGCCCGACGGGCCTGACGCCGCGCATGAACGCCACCGAGATGGCGGACTGCAACATCGAACTCGGCAAGCTCGCCCGCGAGCGCGAACTGGGCCCCGTACTGGACAGCATCAGCGTCCCGGCGCGCTACGTGGTCGCGTCGGGCAACTCCCTCGGAAGCAAGGGCGACGAACAGGAACTCATCCGCGCCAGCCTCGACGGCGTGGTCGCCCGCAACACACACATCAAGATCAGCGCGAAGGTCACCAGCAACCACGACGCGATCCTGAAGAAGGACTTCCTGGCCGTCGCCGAGGCGGTACGCGAGGTCGCCGGCCTTGGCCAGGGGCCGCGGTGA
- the cas2e gene encoding type I-E CRISPR-associated endoribonuclease Cas2e: MTVIVLTNCPAGLRGFLTRWLLEISAGVFIGNPSARVRDVLWAEVQEYADQGRALLAHTTNNEQGFTFRTHDHKWHPLDHEGLTLMCRPGVDAESRQKQPDGAKPGWSRASKRRRFGRG, translated from the coding sequence GTGACAGTGATCGTGCTGACCAACTGTCCCGCCGGCTTACGGGGGTTCCTCACGCGCTGGCTCCTGGAGATCTCCGCAGGCGTGTTCATCGGCAATCCGTCGGCGAGGGTCCGCGACGTTCTGTGGGCCGAAGTTCAGGAGTATGCGGACCAAGGCCGCGCGCTGTTGGCCCACACGACCAACAATGAACAGGGTTTCACCTTCCGGACGCACGATCACAAGTGGCACCCACTCGATCATGAGGGCCTGACACTGATGTGCCGGCCGGGCGTGGACGCGGAGTCGAGGCAGAAGCAGCCCGACGGCGCGAAACCTGGCTGGAGCAGGGCGTCGAAGAGGCGTCGGTTCGGGAGGGGGTGA
- the cas1e gene encoding type I-E CRISPR-associated endonuclease Cas1e: MATVSQRTALTPRHLTRVGDRLSFIYLERCTVHRDANAITAEDTEGTTHIPSATIGTLLLGPGTRITHQAMSVLGETGAAVAWVGEQGVRYYAGGRALTRSSALAEAQAIQWANTRSRLSVARAMYRLRFPDEDPAGLTRKGLLGCEGRRVKDCYRAEAARTGIKWRGRKYTPGDFSAGDPVNQGITAAAQCMYGIAHAVVSSLGCSPALGFVHSGHELSFVLDIADLYKTEVGIPLAFDVAAEGEEDIASRTRRALRDRINELSLLDRCVDDIKGLLLQGDTDEAMSNDRDVVTLQSDGGRVVAAGRNYGESDAGMGEGGALLW, encoded by the coding sequence ATGGCAACCGTTTCCCAGCGCACGGCGCTTACTCCGCGCCACCTCACACGTGTAGGTGACCGCCTGTCGTTCATCTATTTGGAACGCTGCACGGTTCACCGGGATGCCAACGCCATCACCGCAGAGGACACGGAAGGCACCACCCACATCCCCTCGGCGACCATAGGCACTCTGCTGCTGGGACCCGGGACCCGGATCACGCACCAGGCGATGAGCGTCCTCGGGGAGACCGGCGCTGCCGTGGCCTGGGTCGGGGAGCAGGGCGTGCGCTATTACGCGGGTGGCCGAGCCCTGACGCGTTCGTCAGCACTTGCAGAGGCTCAAGCGATTCAGTGGGCGAACACCCGCAGCCGCTTGTCGGTCGCCCGCGCGATGTACCGGTTGCGCTTCCCGGACGAGGATCCGGCGGGACTCACCCGCAAGGGACTGCTCGGTTGTGAAGGGCGTCGTGTGAAGGATTGCTACCGGGCGGAAGCGGCACGCACCGGTATCAAGTGGCGCGGCCGCAAGTACACCCCGGGGGACTTCTCTGCCGGTGACCCGGTCAACCAGGGAATCACGGCCGCTGCGCAGTGCATGTACGGCATCGCCCACGCGGTGGTGTCATCACTCGGCTGCAGCCCGGCCCTGGGATTCGTACACTCCGGCCACGAGCTGTCCTTCGTGCTCGACATCGCCGACTTGTACAAGACGGAAGTCGGCATCCCGCTGGCATTCGATGTGGCTGCGGAGGGTGAAGAGGATATTGCGTCCCGCACCAGACGGGCATTGCGCGATCGCATCAACGAGCTTTCTTTGCTCGACCGTTGTGTCGACGACATCAAGGGTCTGCTTCTCCAGGGCGACACGGACGAAGCGATGTCCAACGACCGTGATGTTGTCACGCTCCAGAGTGACGGCGGCCGTGTAGTAGCGGCAGGTCGTAACTACGGGGAGTCGGATGCGGGGATGGGCGAGGGCGGGGCGTTGCTCTGGTGA
- the cas6e gene encoding type I-E CRISPR-associated protein Cas6/Cse3/CasE, protein MFLTRFRMNTARPGARRLLSSPQVLHAAVMASFPALLPTDAAVSPDGPRVLWRLDQNARAEVLLYVVSPDSPDLTHLVQQAGWPAAAADPKTPGWQTRPYAPLLDRLAEGQRWAFRLTANPVHNIRRKPDEPRKRTAHLTPVHQAAWLLDRQTRGGFRVVEKPQSERLLPGGTTYNNHEHHGDRYELTVGDRCGLAFDKSRSEEGRRGSRVSLVTVTFDGRLEVTDPDAMRRTLTRGIGKAKAYGCGLLTLAPLAGTE, encoded by the coding sequence ATGTTCCTGACCCGCTTCCGTATGAACACGGCGCGTCCGGGTGCGCGCCGCCTGCTTTCCTCGCCCCAGGTGCTGCACGCAGCCGTCATGGCGTCGTTTCCCGCACTTCTGCCCACGGACGCGGCGGTCTCCCCCGACGGGCCGCGGGTGCTGTGGCGCCTCGACCAGAACGCGCGGGCCGAGGTTTTGCTGTACGTCGTAAGCCCGGACAGTCCCGACCTCACGCACCTCGTGCAGCAGGCGGGCTGGCCCGCTGCCGCCGCGGACCCGAAGACGCCGGGCTGGCAGACCAGGCCTTACGCCCCGCTCCTCGACCGACTGGCAGAGGGACAGCGGTGGGCGTTCCGGCTGACGGCCAACCCAGTGCACAACATCCGGCGGAAGCCGGACGAGCCGCGCAAACGGACCGCGCACCTGACCCCAGTGCACCAGGCGGCGTGGCTCCTGGACCGTCAGACGCGCGGAGGATTCCGAGTGGTCGAGAAGCCGCAAAGTGAGCGCCTGCTCCCTGGTGGGACCACGTACAACAACCACGAGCACCATGGTGACCGTTACGAACTGACAGTTGGAGACCGGTGCGGTCTGGCTTTCGACAAGTCCCGCAGTGAAGAAGGCAGGCGAGGAAGCCGGGTCAGCCTCGTGACGGTTACTTTCGATGGCCGGCTGGAGGTAACCGATCCCGACGCCATGCGTCGCACCCTCACGCGGGGAATCGGCAAGGCGAAGGCGTACGGATGCGGCCTGCTCACGTTGGCGCCGCTCGCTGGAACGGAATGA
- the cas5e gene encoding type I-E CRISPR-associated protein Cas5/CasD, which translates to MSVLTLRLAGPLQSWGASARFARRTTESAPTKSGVIGLLAAAAGIERGDDEALATLGALRFGVRIDQPGTRVRDFQTAHHGVTGASMPLSERFYLADAVFVAALAGETGVLTGLHAALRAPVYPPFLGRRSCPPAHPVELALHDGDSVHQALADEPWQAAPWYRRRHRREATVSLAVLREVDEGEHDADYQRDQPLSFAAEHRRHALRTVVSRTVDVPHPDAALRRAEQPRHDPFDALEASA; encoded by the coding sequence ATGAGCGTGCTGACGCTGCGGCTGGCAGGCCCCCTGCAGTCCTGGGGTGCGTCCGCCCGCTTCGCACGCCGCACGACCGAGTCTGCACCGACCAAGAGTGGCGTGATCGGCCTGCTCGCGGCGGCGGCGGGCATCGAAAGGGGCGACGACGAGGCACTGGCTACGCTCGGCGCCTTAAGGTTCGGCGTCCGCATCGACCAACCAGGCACCCGAGTAAGGGATTTCCAGACAGCGCACCACGGCGTCACCGGCGCTTCCATGCCACTCTCCGAGCGCTTCTACCTGGCCGACGCGGTCTTCGTCGCCGCACTCGCCGGTGAGACCGGCGTCCTGACCGGCCTGCACGCCGCGCTGCGGGCCCCCGTGTACCCGCCGTTCCTCGGCCGACGCTCCTGCCCGCCGGCCCACCCGGTGGAACTCGCACTCCACGATGGAGACTCCGTCCATCAAGCCCTCGCGGACGAGCCGTGGCAGGCAGCGCCCTGGTACCGCCGCCGGCACAGGCGTGAGGCCACGGTGTCCCTGGCTGTTCTGCGCGAGGTCGACGAAGGCGAACACGACGCGGACTACCAGCGCGACCAGCCCCTCAGCTTCGCAGCCGAACACCGCCGGCACGCGCTGCGCACGGTGGTCAGCAGGACGGTGGACGTTCCTCACCCGGATGCTGCGCTCCGGCGAGCTGAGCAGCCCCGGCACGATCCGTTCGATGCCCTGGAGGCGAGCGCCTGA
- the cas7e gene encoding type I-E CRISPR-associated protein Cas7/Cse4/CasC produces MSRFYIDVHALQTVPPSNLNRDDTGSPKSAIYGGVPRARVSSQAWKKATRDYFGAESLLEPSELGVRTKKVVEVLADRVREHDPSVTETEALELAAEVIAATGLKIETPTRKGSAKKGAAGGDEGDEETKEPAPQAKYLVFLSASQLDGLARLAVAGAADIKTFLKDKDNKAQVKQIADTRHSVDIALFGRMVADSTDFNVDAAVQVAHAISVHRVDTESDYYTAVDDRNTDAEPGAGMIGTVDFNSATLYRYAALGVHQLAANLGEGLRDDESRTTPVRRAVEAFVQGFIESLPTGKINTFGHHTLPDAVVVKLRTTRPISFVAAFEEPVRGDLGGHVSEASARLAEYIPDIERAYGDEGSTLTWVLRVGPNTQRLAGIGTESVSITELVTSVGQAVSERMEKSA; encoded by the coding sequence GTGAGTCGCTTCTACATCGACGTGCACGCTCTGCAGACCGTTCCTCCGAGCAATCTGAACCGGGACGACACGGGCTCCCCGAAATCCGCGATCTATGGAGGAGTGCCCCGGGCCCGGGTCTCCAGCCAGGCGTGGAAGAAGGCCACCCGGGACTACTTCGGGGCCGAGAGCCTCCTCGAACCGAGCGAGCTCGGTGTGCGGACCAAGAAGGTCGTCGAGGTCCTGGCCGACCGCGTTCGCGAGCACGACCCCTCTGTGACGGAGACCGAAGCGCTGGAGCTGGCCGCCGAGGTCATCGCCGCCACAGGCCTCAAGATCGAGACCCCCACGCGGAAGGGCTCCGCGAAGAAGGGAGCGGCTGGAGGGGACGAGGGCGACGAGGAGACGAAGGAGCCGGCGCCCCAGGCCAAGTACCTGGTCTTCCTCAGCGCGAGTCAGCTCGACGGACTGGCCCGGCTCGCTGTCGCGGGAGCCGCCGACATCAAGACGTTCCTGAAGGACAAGGACAACAAGGCCCAGGTCAAGCAGATCGCCGACACCCGCCACTCGGTGGACATCGCGTTGTTCGGCCGTATGGTCGCGGACTCGACCGACTTCAACGTGGACGCGGCGGTTCAGGTGGCCCACGCCATCAGCGTCCACCGTGTTGATACCGAGTCCGACTACTACACGGCCGTCGACGACCGCAACACCGACGCCGAGCCGGGAGCCGGAATGATCGGCACCGTCGACTTCAACTCGGCGACGCTCTACCGCTACGCGGCCCTCGGCGTTCACCAGCTGGCGGCCAACCTGGGGGAGGGACTTCGGGACGACGAATCCCGAACCACCCCCGTGCGCCGTGCAGTCGAAGCATTCGTCCAGGGTTTCATCGAGTCTCTGCCCACCGGCAAGATCAACACATTCGGCCATCACACGCTCCCCGACGCCGTCGTCGTCAAACTCCGGACCACCCGGCCCATCAGCTTCGTCGCGGCTTTCGAGGAGCCCGTCCGCGGCGACCTCGGCGGACATGTGTCCGAGGCCTCCGCGCGCCTGGCGGAGTACATCCCCGACATCGAGCGGGCATACGGCGACGAGGGCTCCACCCTCACGTGGGTGCTCCGCGTGGGCCCGAACACCCAGAGGCTCGCGGGCATCGGGACAGAGTCGGTCAGCATCACCGAACTCGTCACGTCGGTGGGGCAGGCCGTTTCCGAGCGCATGGAGAAGTCCGCATGA
- the casB gene encoding type I-E CRISPR-associated protein Cse2/CasB: MTTTTAPSTPRRRVEQLAGERVAAYQRGYLADESNAVAALARLRRGAGQEAGRLPDLWNLVDTSPLHEPFKGARELSEKELVRAEEALHAALTLWALHQQSRRDARMHQLDSRGKPRGVGAAVRRMMKPGEIDEPLRKRLVRVGSAPDLPTLAQRLRDIVLLLRREQLPLDYALLAGQLYEWQRPGGPDDVRREWGRSFHAWHDGGGKGEDGSGSSETLRDL, translated from the coding sequence ATGACGACGACCACTGCTCCGTCCACACCTCGCCGACGCGTAGAACAACTCGCCGGTGAACGAGTCGCTGCGTACCAACGCGGCTACCTGGCCGATGAGTCGAACGCGGTGGCGGCTCTCGCCAGGCTCCGCAGAGGTGCCGGTCAGGAGGCGGGACGCCTCCCCGACCTGTGGAACCTCGTCGACACCTCCCCATTGCATGAACCGTTCAAGGGCGCCCGTGAGTTGAGCGAAAAGGAACTGGTCCGCGCAGAAGAGGCGCTCCACGCGGCTCTCACGCTGTGGGCGCTGCATCAGCAGTCCCGCCGCGACGCGAGGATGCATCAGCTGGACAGCCGCGGGAAGCCGCGCGGGGTGGGTGCCGCCGTGCGTCGCATGATGAAGCCGGGGGAGATCGACGAGCCGTTGCGCAAGCGGCTGGTCAGGGTCGGATCGGCGCCGGATCTGCCGACCCTCGCGCAGCGGCTGCGAGACATCGTCCTGCTGCTGCGCCGTGAGCAGCTCCCGCTCGACTACGCGCTGCTCGCCGGACAGCTCTACGAATGGCAGCGGCCGGGCGGCCCGGATGACGTACGCAGGGAATGGGGGCGGTCGTTCCACGCCTGGCACGACGGGGGCGGGAAGGGCGAGGACGGAAGCGGAAGCAGCGAAACCCTGCGGGATCTGTAG
- the casA gene encoding type I-E CRISPR-associated protein Cse1/CasA, translated as MSELDEVAAPVLSFDLTTQPWIPVLRQDGAQDELSLRQVFAQAGSLRRLVGDLPTQEFSLIRLLLAVVHDALDGPRDVEHWAELWADDDCLAPVERYLDEHRDRFALFDEKAPFFQVAGLHTAKGEVFSLNRIVADVPNGAPFFSSRMPAVDRLTYAEAARWVIHAHAYDTSGIKTGVVGDDRVKGGRVYPLGVGWAGNLGGVLAEGRTLRETLLLNLVAPSDTPGLSEWEGGDDRPAWRREPCGPGAGPLRRPTGVRDLYTWQTRRLLLHADGEGVHGVVLGYGDPLTARNMHGCEPMTAWRRSKAQEKKHGEPVVYMPREHDPARSAWRGIGSLIAGRSEATQGADAASYLPPRVFEWISRLVTDGELEPGFLVRARIIGAQYGTQQSVIDEVVDDHVSMAVVLLHQRKREFAEQAISAATDADDAVTSLGDLATNLARAAGTESEGPRAAARDSGFAVLGTHYRAWLAALDGSGDPYELRSEWQRQVHRTVGRLGDRLIDQAGDAAWQGRIIAVKGGTEWLNSSLANRWFRRRLDKGLDHSRPSDELLSADSAPAVAATATKGHA; from the coding sequence GTGTCTGAATTGGATGAAGTGGCAGCGCCCGTGCTGTCGTTCGACCTCACCACGCAGCCCTGGATTCCGGTGCTGCGGCAGGATGGTGCCCAGGACGAGCTGTCTCTGCGGCAGGTCTTCGCCCAGGCCGGCAGCCTGCGCAGACTCGTCGGGGACCTGCCCACCCAGGAGTTCTCGCTGATACGGCTGTTGCTCGCCGTGGTGCATGACGCGCTCGACGGGCCGCGCGACGTCGAGCACTGGGCGGAGCTCTGGGCCGATGACGACTGTCTCGCTCCAGTGGAGCGCTACCTCGATGAACACCGGGACCGGTTCGCCCTCTTCGACGAAAAGGCGCCGTTCTTCCAGGTCGCCGGCCTGCACACGGCGAAGGGGGAGGTCTTCTCCCTCAACCGCATCGTGGCCGACGTCCCCAATGGGGCACCCTTCTTCAGCTCGCGGATGCCCGCCGTCGACCGGCTGACGTACGCGGAGGCTGCCCGCTGGGTCATCCACGCGCACGCGTACGACACGTCCGGCATCAAGACCGGCGTCGTGGGCGACGACCGGGTCAAGGGCGGTCGGGTCTACCCACTCGGGGTCGGCTGGGCCGGCAACCTCGGAGGCGTCCTCGCGGAGGGACGCACCTTGCGGGAAACGCTGTTGCTCAACCTGGTGGCCCCTTCGGACACTCCCGGCCTGAGTGAATGGGAGGGAGGCGACGACCGTCCCGCCTGGCGTCGCGAGCCCTGCGGGCCGGGAGCGGGGCCCTTACGCCGACCGACGGGTGTCCGTGACCTCTACACCTGGCAGACCCGGCGGCTCCTCCTGCATGCGGACGGCGAGGGTGTACACGGCGTGGTCCTGGGGTACGGCGATCCGCTCACCGCCCGCAACATGCACGGCTGCGAGCCGATGACCGCCTGGCGCCGTAGCAAGGCCCAGGAGAAGAAGCATGGTGAGCCGGTCGTCTACATGCCCCGCGAGCACGATCCCGCCCGGTCCGCCTGGCGGGGGATCGGCTCCCTGATCGCCGGCCGGAGCGAAGCGACACAGGGGGCAGACGCTGCCTCCTACCTGCCGCCCAGGGTCTTCGAGTGGATCTCCCGGCTGGTGACGGATGGCGAGCTGGAGCCGGGGTTCCTGGTCAGGGCGCGGATCATCGGTGCCCAGTACGGGACGCAGCAGTCGGTGATCGACGAAGTCGTCGACGATCACGTGTCCATGGCGGTGGTCCTGCTCCATCAGCGCAAGCGTGAGTTCGCCGAACAGGCGATCAGCGCCGCGACGGACGCCGACGACGCAGTCACCTCGCTCGGCGATCTTGCTACGAACCTCGCCCGTGCCGCAGGCACGGAGAGCGAGGGGCCCCGGGCCGCGGCACGCGACTCCGGATTCGCCGTGCTGGGCACCCACTACCGCGCCTGGCTCGCCGCCTTGGACGGCAGCGGGGACCCGTACGAACTGCGGTCCGAGTGGCAGCGGCAGGTGCATCGGACCGTGGGCCGCCTGGGCGACCGCCTCATCGACCAAGCCGGGGATGCCGCCTGGCAGGGCCGGATCATCGCGGTCAAGGGCGGCACCGAGTGGCTCAACTCCAGTCTCGCCAACCGATGGTTCCGCCGTCGCCTGGACAAGGGCCTGGACCACTCCCGGCCCTCCGACGAGCTGTTGAGCGCCGATAGCGCACCAGCAGTTGCCGCGACCGCCACGAAGGGGCACGCATGA